Proteins co-encoded in one Atribacterota bacterium genomic window:
- a CDS encoding NAD-dependent succinate-semialdehyde dehydrogenase: protein MIHYQSFINGEWMEGEGVIEVVDPSLGEVFATVSKVTRAQLQKAIDGAHQAFISWSRKPAIERSRLLLKSAALVRENHKEIAKLLAQEQGKALPDAEREVLGAADCLEYYAFLGINILGEVPPPSAPNLRSIAIRQPIGVVFAVAAWNYPVSLISWKVAPALASGCTVIVKPSRETPLSTIAFVKACNDAGLPQGVLNVVNGDNALISEEIFSNPLVRLVALTGSTETGKEFIRASAKTLKRLILELGGHSPFIIFADADLSRAVKDGVKRSFRNAGQICNSVNRIFVEEAIKDDYLNMFVEQTRKLVLGGAFDTPTPDVGPMVNEAGLRRMEEFVNDALAKGGRVICGGKRPTEPRLQKGFFFEPTVIANVSQDMKIMVEEPFGPIVAIDTFKDVEEVILKANSTRYGLVSYLYTSDMKKAFLVAEKLESGSVAVNNINPDSLYAPYPGWKESGIGVELGVHGLDEYLEWKHIKLEV from the coding sequence GTGATTCATTATCAATCTTTTATTAATGGAGAGTGGATGGAAGGGGAAGGCGTTATCGAGGTTGTTGACCCATCTTTGGGGGAAGTTTTCGCTACAGTTTCAAAAGTTACAAGAGCGCAACTCCAAAAGGCGATTGATGGAGCTCATCAAGCCTTTATATCCTGGTCTAGGAAACCGGCGATAGAGCGAAGTCGCTTGCTTCTCAAATCGGCTGCTTTAGTCCGGGAAAACCATAAAGAAATTGCCAAACTTTTAGCGCAGGAACAGGGAAAAGCTTTGCCCGATGCGGAGAGGGAAGTCCTGGGTGCGGCCGATTGTCTCGAATACTATGCTTTCTTGGGGATAAACATTCTGGGGGAAGTACCCCCACCCAGTGCTCCTAATCTAAGAAGCATCGCGATCCGCCAACCAATAGGGGTGGTCTTTGCGGTGGCGGCCTGGAATTATCCGGTGAGTCTCATCTCGTGGAAGGTGGCTCCTGCTTTAGCTTCAGGGTGCACGGTCATTGTAAAGCCCTCTCGAGAAACACCACTTTCCACCATAGCTTTTGTAAAAGCTTGTAACGATGCTGGTTTACCTCAAGGTGTTTTGAATGTGGTTAATGGTGATAATGCCTTAATCAGCGAAGAAATCTTTTCGAATCCCCTGGTAAGGCTTGTAGCGCTTACCGGTTCTACTGAAACTGGAAAAGAATTTATTCGAGCTTCGGCAAAAACCCTAAAAAGGCTGATTCTGGAACTGGGTGGGCATTCTCCTTTCATCATTTTTGCGGATGCAGATTTATCCAGGGCGGTCAAGGATGGGGTGAAGCGATCGTTCCGGAATGCGGGACAGATTTGCAACTCGGTCAATCGAATCTTTGTGGAAGAGGCCATTAAGGATGATTACCTCAACATGTTTGTGGAACAGACCCGGAAGCTGGTCCTTGGAGGTGCTTTTGATACCCCTACACCTGATGTGGGACCCATGGTGAACGAAGCAGGTTTGCGCCGGATGGAAGAGTTTGTAAATGATGCTTTGGCAAAAGGTGGTAGAGTTATCTGTGGGGGGAAAAGACCGACTGAACCTCGATTGCAGAAAGGCTTTTTCTTTGAACCCACCGTTATCGCCAATGTATCTCAAGACATGAAAATTATGGTGGAAGAACCCTTCGGTCCAATTGTAGCCATTGATACTTTCAAAGATGTTGAAGAAGTCATCCTCAAAGCCAATAGCACGCGATATGGTCTTGTGAGTTATCTTTATACCTCAGATATGAAAAAAGCGTTCCTGGTGGCTGAAAAACTGGAGTCTGGGTCGGTAGCCGTCAATAATATCAACCCTGATAGCCTGTACGCTCCATATCCAGGATGGAAGGAAAGTGGTATAGGGGTAGAACTTGGGGTCCATGGTTTAGATGAATACCTGGAGTGGAAACATATTAAGCTAGAAGTTTAG
- a CDS encoding sugar phosphate isomerase/epimerase, with protein MTKLKIGFFTANYLNEPLEKVLDRAVGWGYEAVEIPAFKESPHLDVDLVIQDTSYVKRIKKAVHDRGLFISALSNHPEGQLILGPHGKDTDAIFAGTPEEKIRFGIERMIKTAQAASALEVPVVCGFIGCENFGRFFPWPYSKGWEEMEGHFVERWGKVLDEFEKYGVKFGHEPHPNELVYDIYTAKKSLELMKDKKAWGFNFDPANLIYLGIDVVNFVQAVGHKIYHVHAKDGEIVEHNVRRDGLIPTGPWTRIDRGFRFRIPGWGSVPWKRVITELALVGYDYVLSYEHEDVTMSRDDGATKTIDFLKPLLIKAPYEGRKDILFQ; from the coding sequence GTGACCAAATTGAAAATCGGTTTCTTTACAGCCAATTATTTGAACGAACCTCTGGAAAAAGTCCTTGACAGGGCTGTGGGATGGGGATATGAAGCGGTAGAGATTCCAGCTTTTAAGGAAAGTCCCCATCTTGATGTAGACCTTGTGATTCAGGATACCTCATATGTGAAAAGGATTAAAAAGGCAGTGCATGACCGGGGACTATTCATTTCAGCTTTGAGTAACCACCCTGAGGGTCAATTAATTTTGGGACCTCATGGTAAGGATACCGATGCCATTTTTGCCGGAACGCCGGAAGAAAAGATTCGTTTCGGAATCGAACGGATGATAAAAACTGCTCAGGCAGCCAGCGCTCTGGAGGTCCCGGTCGTTTGTGGGTTTATCGGTTGCGAAAATTTTGGCCGATTTTTCCCCTGGCCCTATTCCAAGGGATGGGAAGAAATGGAAGGACATTTTGTAGAACGCTGGGGTAAAGTGCTGGATGAGTTTGAAAAATACGGGGTTAAATTTGGCCATGAGCCACACCCTAACGAGCTGGTTTATGACATATACACGGCTAAGAAGAGTCTTGAACTCATGAAGGATAAGAAGGCATGGGGCTTTAACTTCGATCCCGCCAATCTTATTTACCTGGGTATTGATGTGGTCAATTTTGTTCAAGCCGTGGGGCATAAAATCTATCACGTTCATGCCAAGGATGGAGAAATTGTGGAACATAATGTGAGGAGGGATGGCCTCATCCCTACTGGTCCCTGGACGAGGATTGATCGAGGTTTTCGTTTCCGCATCCCTGGGTGGGGTTCGGTTCCCTGGAAGAGAGTGATTACCGAGCTTGCTCTGGTTGGGTATGACTACGTTTTGAGTTATGAACATGAAGATGTAACCATGAGTCGAGATGATGGAGCAACAAAAACCATTGATTTTCTGAAGCCGTTGCTCATTAAGGCCCCGTACGAGGGGAGAAAAGATATCTTGTTCCAGTAG
- a CDS encoding alcohol dehydrogenase catalytic domain-containing protein, with protein MIPETMKAAVVEKPGVIQIQEVPVPRISPSEVLIKVKACGICGTDYSIYIGKYSQDCLPLIPGHEFSGEVVAVGRDVSTVQVGDRVTADINLSCGVCFYCSRGQKLTCPDFRQLGIHIDGAFAEYVTAPAQQVHKLPDNVSYEVGAFVEPISCAIHAAKAMNIRLGSSVAVLGDGTLGILHTQVAKLQGAAPVILVGKHKGRMEAARKMGVDYVVDINSESPVARVKDLTGGRGADFVIESVGTSVTYEMALAMTRPGGRLAAFGITNEEDIMRLRPFDFVLGERSMVGSCAGVGNDWPDAITLLQFGRINPTPLFSLKVPLEDLKKALLEGKENRELLKIFISPEISGWQKL; from the coding sequence ATGATTCCTGAAACCATGAAAGCAGCGGTGGTGGAAAAACCAGGGGTGATACAGATTCAAGAGGTTCCGGTTCCCAGGATAAGCCCTTCGGAAGTGCTCATCAAAGTAAAAGCCTGTGGTATTTGTGGTACTGACTATAGCATTTACATTGGCAAGTATTCTCAAGACTGTCTTCCTCTTATTCCAGGGCATGAATTTTCGGGGGAAGTGGTAGCAGTGGGTCGGGATGTTTCCACCGTACAGGTGGGGGATCGGGTTACGGCTGATATTAACTTAAGCTGTGGAGTATGTTTTTACTGTAGCCGAGGGCAAAAGCTAACCTGCCCGGATTTCCGCCAGCTTGGTATCCACATTGATGGAGCTTTTGCTGAGTATGTTACAGCACCAGCGCAACAGGTTCATAAACTTCCTGATAATGTCAGTTACGAGGTGGGAGCTTTTGTTGAGCCGATTTCCTGTGCTATCCATGCAGCGAAAGCGATGAACATCAGGTTAGGAAGTAGCGTAGCTGTTTTAGGTGATGGCACGCTGGGTATCCTCCATACTCAAGTTGCCAAGCTCCAGGGGGCAGCGCCCGTTATCCTGGTGGGAAAACACAAGGGGAGAATGGAAGCAGCCAGGAAAATGGGCGTGGATTATGTGGTGGATATCAACTCCGAATCGCCAGTTGCCAGGGTTAAAGACCTCACCGGGGGAAGAGGAGCTGATTTTGTCATTGAATCGGTAGGGACTTCGGTAACCTACGAGATGGCTCTGGCCATGACAAGGCCTGGTGGTAGACTCGCAGCGTTTGGCATTACTAATGAAGAGGACATCATGAGGTTGCGTCCTTTTGACTTTGTTTTGGGGGAACGAAGCATGGTGGGTTCCTGTGCCGGAGTCGGTAACGATTGGCCAGACGCCATTACTCTCCTTCAGTTTGGAAGAATCAATCCCACCCCTCTTTTTTCTTTAAAAGTCCCTCTGGAAGACCTCAAAAAGGCTCTTTTGGAAGGAAAGGAAAATCGGGAATTACTGAAAATTTTTATTTCGCCCGAGATTTCCGGTTGGCAAAAACTGTAA
- a CDS encoding cupin domain-containing protein, whose translation MLIKRGRKNVPETTVDRCHGGEGTIRVRQLLGYEPRLPGVPGFPDDFDSSISFMHETTLPPGTSIGRHEQIGNEELYYVVEGIGEMTVDDETTIMEPGDVCLTKNGSYHSFRNIGDTDLRIIVIEALVPEKK comes from the coding sequence ATGTTAATTAAAAGAGGAAGGAAGAATGTTCCCGAAACAACAGTTGATCGGTGCCATGGCGGTGAAGGCACAATCCGGGTACGGCAGCTTCTGGGGTATGAACCAAGACTCCCAGGTGTTCCTGGCTTTCCGGATGATTTTGACAGTTCCATTTCCTTCATGCACGAAACGACTCTCCCGCCGGGAACTTCTATTGGCCGACATGAACAGATTGGAAACGAGGAACTTTATTACGTTGTTGAGGGAATTGGTGAAATGACGGTTGATGATGAAACCACCATTATGGAACCAGGTGATGTGTGCCTCACCAAGAATGGGAGTTACCACTCTTTCAGAAATATCGGTGATACTGATTTGCGGATCATCGTTATCGAAGCTCTGGTTCCTGAGAAAAAATAA
- a CDS encoding Gfo/Idh/MocA family oxidoreductase — MKAINVGMIGYKFMGKAHSHALFDLNFFFDLDVLPVRKVICGRHLEPLKQAAEKWGWEEYETSWEKVVMRDDVEVIDICTSTNTHCDIAVLAAENKKHIFCEKPLAMNVKEAKKMVEAVEKAGVKHMVGFNYRRVPAIAYAKKLIEEGKIGKIYHFRAAYLQDWIVDPEFPLIWKLRKEVAGSGPHGDLNSHMVDLARYLVGDIESVMGMTAQFIKHRKLPAEEQELSTMLTARSGQGMGEVNVEDASFFVVTFENGALGAFEATRFAPGRKNYNYFEIYGSEGSLIFNFERMNELQYFSRRDEMGNQGFKTILVTEEVHPYISAWWPPGHIIGYEHTFIHEFADFFRALQGSGQPEPNFYDGLKCQAVLDAALVSAVEGRRVRVKEVLE, encoded by the coding sequence ATGAAAGCGATTAATGTGGGCATGATTGGGTACAAGTTTATGGGCAAAGCTCACAGTCATGCCCTCTTTGACCTTAATTTTTTCTTTGACCTTGATGTTTTACCGGTACGGAAGGTCATATGTGGCCGCCATCTTGAGCCCCTCAAACAGGCTGCCGAAAAGTGGGGATGGGAGGAATACGAGACTTCTTGGGAGAAAGTAGTCATGAGGGACGATGTCGAAGTCATTGACATCTGTACTTCCACCAATACCCACTGTGACATTGCGGTGCTTGCTGCAGAAAACAAGAAACACATTTTCTGTGAAAAACCCTTAGCCATGAATGTAAAAGAAGCGAAGAAAATGGTTGAAGCAGTGGAAAAAGCAGGAGTAAAGCATATGGTTGGCTTTAATTATCGTCGCGTTCCAGCCATTGCCTATGCCAAAAAACTCATTGAAGAGGGAAAAATTGGAAAAATTTATCATTTTCGAGCTGCATACCTCCAGGATTGGATCGTCGATCCGGAATTCCCGCTGATTTGGAAGCTCCGTAAGGAAGTTGCCGGTTCTGGGCCCCATGGTGATTTGAACTCCCATATGGTGGACCTTGCCCGATATCTGGTAGGAGATATTGAAAGCGTCATGGGTATGACAGCTCAATTCATTAAGCACAGGAAACTTCCGGCTGAGGAACAAGAATTAAGTACCATGTTGACCGCTCGGAGCGGTCAGGGGATGGGCGAAGTCAATGTGGAAGATGCTTCATTCTTTGTTGTCACTTTTGAAAATGGGGCTCTTGGTGCATTTGAAGCTACGCGTTTTGCTCCAGGAAGAAAGAATTATAACTACTTTGAAATTTATGGAAGCGAAGGGAGCCTCATATTTAATTTTGAGAGGATGAACGAATTACAGTACTTCTCTCGCCGGGATGAAATGGGTAATCAAGGATTCAAGACAATTTTAGTTACTGAAGAAGTGCACCCTTACATTTCGGCCTGGTGGCCACCAGGACATATTATCGGTTATGAACATACCTTTATTCATGAGTTTGCTGACTTCTTCCGGGCACTCCAGGGCAGTGGTCAGCCAGAGCCAAACTTCTATGATGGACTGAAATGTCAAGCGGTTTTGGATGCAGCACTTGTTTCGGCTGTCGAGGGAAGAAGAGTACGGGTGAAAGAAGTTTTGGAATAA
- a CDS encoding ABC transporter permease, with protein MSGFMKSTSVARVEWQSFVSQYGIAIVLVVLFVVAGIISPIFYRSANIFNVLQQASALGIVSIGQTLVILVGGIDLSIGSIMATSCVFAAALMRGQNHLVLPVTAFCLGIGVLAGLINGLIVTRRNAPPFIVTLGTALIFQGIRFVYTKGAPFGSIPSIVRFLGKGGIGFLPASVIIFLLLSGCFALILRKTAYGRKIYAIGVNRRASQLSGVNVANVVLSTYVLSGLFAAFGGLILAGYLGFGDNWAGRGYELDAIAAVVVGGTSLAGGKGGIGGTVVGVLIMTIVFNMVLLAGLPYQFQQIVKGLIIAISVAFYSYLGERLD; from the coding sequence TTGAGTGGGTTTATGAAATCGACGTCGGTTGCTCGTGTAGAATGGCAGAGTTTTGTAAGTCAATACGGTATTGCGATAGTACTCGTGGTGCTTTTTGTCGTTGCAGGAATTATTTCTCCTATTTTTTACCGGTCGGCAAATATCTTTAATGTCCTTCAACAGGCTTCTGCACTTGGTATTGTCAGTATTGGACAGACCTTGGTAATCCTGGTGGGGGGTATTGACCTTTCCATCGGTTCTATCATGGCCACAAGCTGTGTGTTTGCTGCAGCCCTTATGAGGGGGCAAAACCACCTGGTTTTACCTGTTACTGCTTTCTGCCTTGGAATTGGGGTTCTGGCTGGGCTAATTAATGGGCTTATCGTTACCAGAAGAAATGCACCTCCTTTCATCGTTACGCTGGGTACAGCCCTTATTTTCCAGGGGATTCGGTTTGTTTATACCAAGGGTGCCCCTTTTGGGAGTATTCCTTCTATTGTGCGATTCTTAGGCAAAGGGGGTATAGGATTTTTGCCGGCTTCGGTAATCATATTTCTTCTCCTCTCGGGATGTTTCGCGCTGATACTTCGAAAAACTGCTTATGGGCGGAAAATCTATGCCATAGGTGTTAATCGACGAGCGTCTCAACTTTCAGGTGTTAACGTAGCCAATGTGGTGCTCAGCACCTATGTCCTGTCAGGACTGTTTGCTGCCTTTGGAGGACTGATTTTGGCGGGATATCTTGGCTTTGGAGATAACTGGGCTGGAAGGGGATATGAACTGGATGCCATTGCAGCAGTGGTTGTAGGTGGAACATCTCTTGCTGGGGGCAAAGGGGGCATAGGGGGCACAGTAGTTGGGGTGCTCATTATGACCATTGTCTTTAATATGGTACTTTTGGCTGGTCTTCCCTACCAGTTTCAGCAGATTGTGAAAGGATTGATCATTGCAATCTCTGTGGCATTTTATTCCTATCTGGGAGAGAGGTTAGATTAA
- a CDS encoding ABC transporter substrate-binding protein, with protein sequence MKKVLVVMMVGLMVLGVCSLALAKDWVQYLDADKKLVDTKMYFTPPPWKIGFSNASISNSWRVFFAKHVEYEISKHPEIGEFLYTDAQDNPAKQLADVEDLLAKGIDLLIISPATEAALNPAVEKAMEKGVPVVVVDRKVTTDAYVTFVESSNYEMGKVMAEWLVEKLNGKGKLVLLSGIAGAGPAEDRLKGAMDVFNANPGIEVLEQQYCEWSPVLGKQVMATMIQKYPQIDGVWADSALQGSGAIEALQDAGRPIPPVTGEDMNRYLKMWKEMGFEGVAVSFPTWQGQIAVQKAIDILNGIPVPRYVDVPRVIITKENLDKYVRMDLPDEFFMDSRLPEEWLPKR encoded by the coding sequence ATGAAGAAAGTTCTTGTAGTGATGATGGTAGGTTTGATGGTTCTTGGTGTTTGTTCTTTGGCTTTGGCCAAAGACTGGGTCCAGTACTTAGATGCGGATAAGAAATTGGTGGATACCAAAATGTACTTTACTCCTCCACCTTGGAAGATCGGCTTCAGTAATGCCTCGATTTCCAATAGCTGGCGGGTGTTTTTTGCCAAGCATGTCGAGTACGAGATATCAAAACACCCTGAAATTGGAGAATTTCTCTATACTGATGCTCAGGATAACCCGGCCAAGCAGTTGGCGGACGTAGAAGACCTTCTGGCAAAGGGCATTGACCTTTTGATTATCTCTCCGGCGACCGAGGCAGCTTTGAATCCTGCAGTGGAAAAGGCCATGGAGAAAGGTGTACCGGTGGTGGTTGTGGACCGAAAAGTTACCACTGATGCATATGTCACTTTTGTGGAGTCAAGCAATTACGAAATGGGCAAGGTCATGGCAGAATGGTTGGTGGAGAAGTTGAATGGCAAAGGCAAATTGGTCCTGCTGAGTGGTATCGCTGGAGCAGGGCCGGCTGAAGATAGGTTGAAGGGGGCAATGGATGTTTTCAATGCCAATCCTGGTATCGAAGTTCTGGAACAGCAGTACTGCGAATGGTCACCAGTGCTTGGAAAACAGGTTATGGCGACCATGATTCAGAAATATCCTCAAATTGACGGTGTCTGGGCAGACAGTGCCTTGCAAGGTTCCGGAGCGATAGAAGCGCTTCAAGACGCAGGAAGACCCATTCCTCCAGTAACTGGAGAGGATATGAACCGTTATCTTAAGATGTGGAAAGAAATGGGTTTTGAGGGAGTTGCGGTGAGTTTTCCCACCTGGCAGGGGCAAATAGCGGTTCAAAAAGCCATCGATATTTTGAACGGTATTCCTGTGCCACGCTATGTCGATGTTCCGAGGGTAATCATAACCAAGGAGAATCTGGATAAGTACGTGAGAATGGATCTTCCGGATGAATTTTTCATGGATAGCCGTTTGCCCGAAGAGTGGCTTCCGAAGCGCTAA